Proteins encoded in a region of the Anopheles ziemanni chromosome 2, idAnoZiCoDA_A2_x.2, whole genome shotgun sequence genome:
- the LOC131293329 gene encoding putative odorant receptor 83c, with product MATVESYLYFVSSIYTITKYSNDHQHLMKILITLGSAVQTDWYAAYFFLLILFFQLTLYFLIGHYVELKVDEMYDTINSVPWYKLPVSNQKEFVFLLSRQQCPLTLMIYGFAPLNFTTYMTVLRGLYQFFVLIMQYVS from the exons ATGGCCACTGTAGAAAGCTATC TGTACTTCGTGAGTAGCATCTACACAATTACCAAGTATTCAAACGATCATCAGCACCTGATGAAAATTCTCATTACCCTGGGATCGGCAGTGCAG aCCGATTGGTATGCTGCGTATTTTTTCCtgctcattttattttttcaacttaCCTTATACTTCTTAATCGGACACTATGTAGAGCTGAAG GTGGATGAAATGTACGACACCATCAACTCAGTGCCATGGTACAAGCTCCCGGTTAGCAATCAGAAAGAGTTTGTCTTTCTTCTCAGCCGCCAACAATGTCCACTAACTCTGATGATTTATGGATTCGCACCGCTGAACTTTACGACTTACATGACT gTTCTACGAGGgctgtatcagtttttcgttcttattaTGCAGTACGTCAGTTAA
- the LOC131293330 gene encoding uncharacterized protein LOC131293330 → MATVESYRNLLNLLTISSKIVGTEIWTAPGRFRPASYYLSFHVIVYFVSTIYTLAKSFKFKSFTDLIEEELLKPFENGNAEEVAVLERTGQILWVIGRLMFICFGCSGIFFGMYTVYEYYVNGALLPLFLYELPYYDWSTKGGYLTNKLFQVHLYAIGVFGASFTEFLFIMYALYASAYVDICLVHLRELRYLLNDVEFVENNNGSVIRQKWMECIHNHQQALRFLDSVEDLFKLIFLSQVWNGVISLCVGVLLILLTDWYAAYFFVLIIFLDFTSYFLIGHYVELKVDDMYDTINSVPWYNLPISKQKEFIFLLSRQQRPMIMTVYGFAPLNFATYTYILRVLYQYSVMVMQYVV, encoded by the exons ATGGCCACCGTAGAAAGCTATCGTAATCTTCTGAACTTGCTAACCATAAGCTCAAAAATTGTTGGAACAGAAATTTGGACAGCTCCCGGTAGATTTCGGCCCGCATCTTATTATCTGTCCTTCCACGTGATAGTGTATTTTGTGAGCACCATTTATACCTTGGCTAA AAGTTTCAAGTTTAAGAGCTTCACTGATTTGATTGAGGAAGAATTATTAAAGCCTTTTGAAAACGGAAATGCCGAGGAGGTGGCGGTGCTGGAAAGAACGGGTCAAATTCTTTGGGTGATTGGTCGCctgatgtttatttgtttcggCTGCTCAGGAATATTTTTTGGAATGTACACAGTTTACGAATATTACGTCAATGGTGCGCTGCTTCCACTATTTCTTTATGAACTGCCGTACTATGATTGGAGCACAAAGGGAGGCTATCTAACCAACAAGTTGTTTCAAGTGCACCTGTACGCCATTGGTGTGTTTGGGGCGTCATTTAcggagtttttgtttattatgtatGCATTATACGCATCGGCTTATGTCGATATATGCCTTGTGCATCTTCGGGAGTTACGATATCTGCTGAATGATGTTGAATTTGTAGAAAATAATAATGGATCTGTGATACGTCAAAAGTGGATGGAGTGTATCCATAATCATCAGCAAGCCTTAAG ATTTCTAGACAGTGTCGAGGATTTGTTTAAGCTCATATTTTTGAGTCAGGTATGGAATGGCGTAATTTCTTTATGCGTTGGTGTGCTGTTAATCTTGTTG ACTGATTGGTATGCAGCATACTTTTTCGTATTGATTATCTTTTTGGATTTTACCTCTTACTTCTTGATTGGACACTACGTTGAACTGAAG GTAGATGACATGTACGACACCATCAACTCTGTTCCATGGTACAACCTCCCGATTAGCAAACAGAAagagttcatttttcttcttagtCGTCAGCAACGTCCTATGATAATGACGGTGTATGGATTTGCACCGCTAAACTTTGCAACCTACACATAT ATTCTTAGAGTATTATATCAGTATTCCGTTATGGTTATGCAATATGTTGTTTAA
- the LOC131293331 gene encoding uncharacterized protein LOC131293331, with amino-acid sequence MADSTTTDGEVAEVRRRSPRARARAKIDVCVPTQPHRPSWASEDSDGEESECDDEQRSGLLRFRSGSPRPDPPGVDTVDPSLVPGYIRLQEEYIEPSVVVLKNGIVADEGTPDAPMESPRAPGGKLTFNLTPEQLGTRSGTSRRTSRGDGVSSALPVDLEKSLGRSLVGIGSPRKSSLRRSSVYSNQSELDKQLQDSEQLGPQERTQSLPGCTGLLYDGPQTIEAGTRNMMMVMTMVAGANGGKEVQGSSGAMHSRTISPTLELVGGQRKEPMQANKFDEISTVYDHFPTDFLPEKYLCGLCRKLLREPRVLECLHTFCRACLGRVASEATRGQDSALFWHRLHKSADFDWDLPGNEKSAENSLRVSLNNHIDDAGAAASPISPFLLNGGSESRFDQLRTTFQSFREQHCLRSPVRTSEKDAPDKVKARVMYDDKEKVLICPTCKQPSELPAGPCGVSQLPQHFVLARKIENIISQHGTSSVSTSAHGSPTCTPTLAVGSALCELCSSEVTATVSCQTCSLQLCNFCKEAHKRQRSTASHGIVRLGVGERLRRSCTRPARPRSVGEDDERGESIKCPMHPEQQLKLFCTTCHQVICGECSTLLHRDHRCTTVARAGRVYGRFVRSAIEQTRPLEDYALQQVGKLNDLTVRINSRCEAVQREVDAFVDEYVAALEEHRKALTGQIGDIRQAKTDMIMAQKLDLEHRSQNARVAIEFAEELMAEGSDVENLVFVSILLKRFEQCLKPSRSVDRTVTDMLQFLADEEAPSARVQTGVPLYGIVTTQSADPRHSTLEHSVGELAVLKAHKRVLLTLVVRDHEGRRLTHGGITVQTDLRFRDNEDHSVAVSVVDNRDGSYALSFVPPRAGVMHLMLSVDGKIIEECPIALRIHKLRPHYGVFHCCTFCSSSGSKASTCACGGIMPGGYQGCGHGHDGHPGQRHWSCCGSLQQHSDCTASRIGRKHSE; translated from the exons ATGGCAGACTCTACGACAACAGATGGTGAAGTGGCCGAAGTGCGACGTCGTTCCCCTAGGGCTCGAGCCCGCGCGAAAATTGATGTTTGTGTGCCAACGCAGCCACACCGCCCTTCGTGGGCCAGCGAGGACTCGGACGGAGAGGAAAGTGAATGTGATGACGAACAAAGGTCCGGGTTGCTTCGGTTTCGTTCCGGATCTCCACGACCAGATCCACCGGGAGTAGACACGGTAGACCCATCGTTGGTTCCCGGCTACATCCGGCTACAGGAAGAATACATAGAACCATCGGTGGTGGTGTTAAAGAACGGTATAGTCGCTGATGAAGGCACTCCGGATGCACCGATGGAGTCACCGAGGGCTCCCGGTGGGAAATTGACTTTTAATCTAACCCCGGAGCAGCTTGGAACGAGGAGTGGTACCTCGCGGCGCACGAGTCGAGGTGACGGTGTATCTTCCGCGCTCCCAGTGGACTTGGAAAAGTCATTGGGAAGGTCGCTGGTTGGGATAGGCAGTCCACGAAAGAGTAGTCTGCGGCGTAGCTCGGTCTACAGCAATCAGTCAGAGCTGGACAAACAGCTACAGGATTCGGAGCAGCTGGGACCGCAGGAGCGTACACAATCACTTCCGGGCTGTACGGGGCTACTCTACGATGGACCGCAAACTATAGAAGCAGGTACACGGaacatgatgatggtgatgacgaTGGTAGCCGGTGCGAACGGTGGAAAGGAGGTACAAGGATCCAGTGGTGCGATGCACTCTAGAACAATCAGCCCAACACTGGAACTTGTCGGAGGTCAGCGGAAGGAACCGATGCAGGCGAATAAATTTGACGAGATATC CACCGTTTATGACCACTTTCCGACCGATTTTCTGCCTGAGAAGTACCTGTGCGGACTCTGCCGGAAGCTGCTGCGAGAGCCACGTGTGCTTGAGTGCTTGCACACGTTTTGTCGAGCTTGCCTAGGCCGTGTGGCGTCGGAAGCCACGCGCGGACAGGACAGTGCCCTGTTCTGGCATCGGCTGCACAAGAGTGCCGACTTCGACTGGGACC TACCGGGGAACGAAAAGAGTGCAGAAAACTCTTTAAGGGTATCATTAAATAATCACATCGATGATGCTGGTGCAGCTGCTTCTCCAATCAGCCCCTTCTTGCTCAACGGTGGAAGCGAGTCACGCTTCGACCAGCTGCGCACCACATTTCAGAGCTTTCGGGAGCAGCACTGCTTACGGTCACCAGTGAGGACCTCCGAAAAG GACGCCCCGGATAAAGTAAAGGCCCGCGTAATGTACGATGACAAAGAAAAAGTTCTCATCTGTCCCACCTGTAAGCAGCCGAGCGAGCTGCCGGCCGGTCCGTGTGGAGTCAGCCAGCTGCCGCAGCACTTTGTGCTGGCCAGGAAAATCGAGAACATCATTTCCCAACACGGTACATCGTCCGTCTCCACCTCCGCCCACGGGTCTCCCACATGCACACCTACGCTGGCGGTTGGATCGGCCCTCTGTGAGTTATGCTCCAGCGAGGTTACG GCGACCGTGTCCTGCCAAACGTGCTCGCTGCAGTTGTGCAACTTTTGCAAGGAAGCTCACAAACGGCAGCGCAGCACAGCATCGCATGGCATCGTCCGGCTCGGGGTCGGCGAGAGGCTGAGGCGGAGTTGCACCCGACCCGCACGGCCACGGAGCGTCGGGGAGGACGACGAGCGCGGCGAGTCGATTAAATGTCCGATGCATCCGGAACAGCAATTAAAACTCTTCTGCACCACCTGCCATCAGGTGATCTGCGGCGAGTGCAGCACGCTGTTGCACCGGGACCATCGCTGCACGACGGTGGCGAGGGCGGGCCGAGTTTACGGGCGGTTCGTGCGAAGCGCCATCGAGCAGACGCGGCCCCTGGAGGATTACGCGCTGCAGCAGGTGGGTAAGCTGAACGACCTGACCGTGCGCATCAACAGCCGGTGTGAGGCCGTACAGCGCGAGGTGGACGCATTCGTGGACGAGTACGTGGCCGCCCTCGAGGAACACCGGAAGGCATTGACCGGGCAGATCGGTGACATCCGGCAGGCGAAGACAGACATGATAATGGCGCAAAAGTTGGACCTCG AGCACCGTTCACAAAATGCCCGTGTGGCAATCGAGTTCGCCGAGGAGTTAATGGCTGAGGGTAGCGACGTGGAAAACTTGGTATTCGTAAGCATCCTGCTGAAGCGATTCGAGCAGTGCCTCAAGCCATCCCGTTCGGTCGACCGCACCGTCACCGACATGCTGCAGTTCCTGGCGGATGAGGAAGCCCCGAGTGCCCGGGTTCAGACCGGAGTTCCCTTGTATGGCATCGTGACAACCCAGAGCGCTGATCCGCGCCATAGCACCCTGGAGCATTCGGTCGGCGAGCTGGCGGTTCTGAAGGCCCACAAGCGCGTCCTGCTGACGCTGGTCGTGCGGGACCACGAGGGGCGCCGGTTGACACACGGTGGAATTACGGTACAGACGGATCTTCGCTTCCGGGACAACGAAGACCACTCGGTTGCGGTTTCTGTCGTCGATAACCGGGATGGCTCGTACGCGCTGTCGTTCGTGCCACCGCGTGCTGGCGTGATGCATCTGATGCTTTCGGTTGACGGGAAAATTATTGAG GAGTGTCCTATCGCCCTACGGATCCACAAGCTGCGACCACACTATGGGGTGTTTCACTGCTGCACGTTCTGCTCGAGCAGCGGCTCGAAGGCGAGTACCTGCGCCTGTGGGGGCATCATGCCCGGAGGCTACCAAGGATGCGGCCATGGACATGACGGACATCCCGGTCAACGGCACTGGTCCTGCTGCGGGAGTCTTCAGCAGCATTCCGACTGCACCGCTAGCCGAATTGGAAGGAAACACAGCGAATAA